In one Methylobacterium sp. SyP6R genomic region, the following are encoded:
- a CDS encoding hybrid sensor histidine kinase/response regulator, with the protein MSESALQPDDYRNLAESLPQLAWIAEADGSIVWYNQRWYDYTGTTLETMRGWGWRAVHHPDHLERVEARFRRAFAAGESWEDTFPLKGADGVFRWFLSRAQPSRDASGRILRWYGTNTDITRRRAAEERLRHAQERFRALVDSAAAIIWSADANGELSIGQWRWTAYTGQSDEECQGWGWVEAVHPDDRGRAAESWAHAVEARTPFEIEYRMRRRDGAWRHMEVRAAPVIAEDGSLREWVGMHVDITDRKEAEAEIERARHAAEAANRAKSQFIANMSHELRTPLSAVIGYSEMLAEELEDLGQAELLPDLRKIESSARHLLGLINDVLDISKIEAGRMTVAAEDFAVTDMVDDVVAATESLVGKKRNRLALDIADDAGAMRQDQGKVRQCLVNLLGNAAKFTEGGTITLSARRDSVEGAEWLTFAVADTGIGLTPEQCGRLFERFAQADESTTRQFGGTGLGLAITRAFCRRMGGDITVASTYGEGATFTIRLPAVLAAQDDEPSPEEVRALAEAKEEAARHDTVLLVDDDPAARELLSRFLEREGFRVRTASDGKAGLALARALRPRAILLDIEMPRMDGWSVLHAIRTDPDLAATPVIMTSVVNEQGLGRALGATDYLVKPIDWDHLKGLMERYRPADAPGTVLLVDDDADARERLRRSLSRDGWTVREAENGAVGLRCLDEGRPSLILLDLMMPVMDGFAFLTQLRARPDGADVPVVVLTAKDITPAEKERLGRDTERVIVKGSVSLGEIGRLLRNMYAGQVPDAVPASMQGLIDELAARTGPEGG; encoded by the coding sequence ATGAGCGAGAGCGCCCTGCAGCCGGACGATTACCGCAACCTCGCCGAGTCGCTGCCGCAGCTCGCCTGGATCGCCGAGGCCGACGGCTCCATCGTCTGGTACAATCAGCGCTGGTACGACTACACCGGCACGACCCTCGAGACGATGCGGGGCTGGGGCTGGCGCGCCGTCCACCATCCGGACCACCTCGAGCGGGTCGAAGCGCGCTTCCGCCGTGCCTTCGCGGCCGGCGAGTCCTGGGAGGACACCTTCCCGCTGAAAGGCGCCGACGGGGTCTTCCGCTGGTTCCTGTCGCGGGCCCAGCCCTCGCGCGACGCGTCCGGGCGCATCCTGCGCTGGTACGGCACCAATACCGACATCACCCGCAGGCGTGCCGCCGAGGAGCGCCTGCGCCACGCCCAGGAGCGCTTCCGCGCCCTCGTCGACAGCGCCGCGGCGATCATCTGGTCGGCGGACGCCAATGGCGAGCTCTCGATCGGGCAGTGGCGCTGGACCGCCTATACCGGCCAGAGCGACGAGGAATGCCAGGGGTGGGGCTGGGTCGAGGCGGTGCATCCGGACGATCGCGGCCGCGCCGCCGAATCCTGGGCCCACGCCGTCGAGGCGCGCACCCCCTTCGAGATCGAGTATCGGATGCGCCGGCGCGACGGCGCCTGGCGCCACATGGAGGTGCGGGCCGCCCCCGTGATCGCCGAGGACGGAAGTTTACGCGAATGGGTCGGCATGCATGTCGACATCACCGACCGCAAGGAGGCCGAGGCCGAGATCGAGCGCGCCCGCCACGCCGCGGAAGCCGCCAACCGCGCCAAGAGCCAGTTCATCGCCAATATGAGCCACGAGCTGCGTACCCCGCTCTCGGCGGTGATCGGGTATTCGGAGATGCTGGCCGAGGAGCTGGAGGATCTGGGCCAGGCCGAATTGCTGCCGGACCTGCGCAAGATCGAGTCGTCGGCCCGCCACCTGCTCGGCCTCATCAACGACGTCCTCGACATCTCGAAGATCGAGGCCGGCCGCATGACGGTCGCGGCCGAGGATTTTGCCGTCACCGACATGGTCGACGACGTCGTGGCGGCGACCGAGTCGCTGGTGGGGAAGAAGCGCAACCGCCTCGCCCTCGACATCGCCGACGATGCCGGCGCCATGCGCCAGGACCAGGGCAAGGTGCGTCAGTGCCTCGTCAACCTGCTCGGCAACGCGGCGAAGTTCACGGAGGGCGGCACCATCACCCTCTCGGCCCGGCGCGACTCCGTGGAGGGGGCCGAGTGGCTGACCTTCGCGGTGGCCGACACCGGCATCGGCCTCACGCCGGAGCAGTGCGGCCGGCTGTTCGAGCGCTTCGCCCAGGCCGACGAATCGACCACCCGGCAATTCGGCGGCACGGGCCTGGGCCTCGCCATCACCCGCGCCTTCTGCCGACGCATGGGCGGCGACATCACGGTCGCCTCGACCTACGGCGAGGGCGCGACCTTCACCATCCGGCTGCCCGCCGTGCTGGCGGCGCAGGACGACGAGCCCAGTCCCGAGGAGGTTCGGGCGCTGGCCGAGGCCAAGGAGGAGGCCGCGCGCCACGACACGGTGCTCCTCGTCGACGACGACCCGGCGGCGCGGGAGCTGCTCTCCCGCTTCCTCGAGCGCGAGGGGTTCCGGGTGCGGACCGCCAGCGACGGCAAGGCGGGCCTGGCGCTCGCCCGGGCGCTCAGGCCCCGGGCGATCCTCCTCGACATCGAGATGCCCAGGATGGACGGCTGGTCGGTGCTGCACGCCATCCGCACCGACCCGGACCTCGCCGCGACCCCGGTGATCATGACCTCGGTGGTCAACGAGCAGGGCCTCGGCCGGGCGCTGGGGGCGACCGACTACCTCGTCAAGCCGATCGATTGGGACCACCTCAAGGGATTGATGGAGCGCTACCGTCCGGCGGATGCTCCCGGTACGGTGCTCCTCGTCGACGACGACGCGGATGCCCGCGAGCGCCTGCGCCGCAGCCTGTCCCGGGACGGCTGGACCGTGCGCGAGGCCGAGAACGGCGCCGTCGGCCTCCGATGCCTCGACGAGGGCCGGCCCTCGCTGATCCTCCTCGACCTGATGATGCCGGTGATGGACGGCTTCGCCTTCCTGACCCAGCTCCGCGCCCGGCCCGACGGCGCCGACGTGCCGGTGGTGGTGCTCACCGCCAAGGACATCACCCCGGCCGAGAAGGAGCGGCTCGGCCGCGACACCGAGCGGGTCATCGTCAAGGGCAGCGTGTCGCTCGGCGAGATCGGCCGTCTCTTGCGGAACATGTATGCCGGGCAGGTGCCGGACGCGGTGCCGGCCTCGATGCAGGGCCTGATCGACGAACTGGCGGCGCGGACGGGGCCGGAAGGGGGGTGA
- the speG gene encoding spermidine N1-acetyltransferase, whose protein sequence is MAPNLKLRPLEREDLLFVHQLNNNDSIMRYWFEEAYESFAELAQLYERNIHNQTERRFIIATPENERAGLVELVEINHLHRSCEFQIAIHPSFQGRGYALRATQIAMDYAFKVLNIHKLYLHVDKDNRRAVGIYEACGFESEGILRDEFFVNGKYRDAVRMCMFQPAYLARRGGGDVNEPVLKT, encoded by the coding sequence ATGGCCCCGAATCTCAAGCTGCGACCGCTGGAACGCGAAGACCTGCTCTTCGTGCACCAGTTGAACAACAACGACAGCATCATGCGCTACTGGTTCGAGGAGGCCTACGAATCCTTCGCCGAGCTGGCGCAGCTCTACGAGCGCAACATCCACAACCAGACCGAGCGGCGCTTCATCATCGCCACCCCGGAGAACGAGCGCGCCGGCCTGGTCGAGCTGGTGGAGATCAACCACCTGCACCGCTCCTGCGAGTTCCAGATCGCGATCCACCCGTCCTTCCAGGGCCGCGGCTACGCCCTGCGGGCGACGCAGATCGCCATGGACTACGCCTTCAAGGTGCTCAACATCCACAAGCTCTACCTGCACGTCGATAAGGACAACCGGCGCGCCGTGGGCATCTACGAGGCCTGCGGCTTCGAGTCGGAGGGCATCCTGCGCGACGAATTCTTCGTCAACGGCAAGTACCGCGATGCGGTGCGGATGTGCATGTTCCAGCCGGCCTATCTCGCCCGGCGCGGCGGCGGCGACGTCAACGAGCCGGTGCTGAAGACCTGA
- a CDS encoding L,D-transpeptidase family protein, whose protein sequence is MALRGRTILCRAAVSAALLAGPLPVHAAPKHLAPVPPATVALMAARSMAPSAPVLLRAYKQESEIEVWKRAADGRFVHLKTFPICRWSGQLGPKTRSGDRQAPEGFYAVAARQLNPNSAYYLSFDVGYPNAYDRAHGGTGSALMVHGTCSSAGCFAMTDRQVGEIYALVRDALAGGQAAFQFQAFPFRMTARALARHRTDRHIAFWRQLKEGSDRFEATGREPLVGVEGGAYVFAPYPDPAVEALAVARRSEEEARIRALVEGGVEAVRTTYADGGQHPSFTAILKRAQVLGAVTSAMAGPASVTSATAYAPDGAPAASPFSAFIVPAGFGDVSRPEALAMAGREVVVIPARRRPAPPIHPIQVAAAFVPVAFVPLPVIETEPSPFSRLRLAEEPSRLTLAASPQPARPFFLTAKFAAVP, encoded by the coding sequence ATGGCCTTGCGGGGACGGACGATCCTGTGCCGGGCGGCCGTCTCGGCGGCCCTGTTGGCGGGTCCCCTCCCCGTCCATGCGGCTCCCAAGCACCTCGCTCCGGTGCCGCCTGCGACGGTCGCCCTGATGGCGGCGCGCTCCATGGCGCCGTCGGCGCCGGTGCTGCTGCGGGCCTACAAGCAGGAATCGGAGATCGAGGTTTGGAAGCGGGCGGCGGATGGCCGCTTCGTCCACCTCAAGACCTTCCCGATCTGCCGCTGGTCGGGCCAGCTCGGCCCCAAGACCCGCTCCGGCGACCGGCAGGCGCCGGAGGGCTTCTATGCGGTGGCGGCCCGCCAGCTGAACCCGAACTCGGCCTATTACCTCTCCTTCGACGTCGGCTATCCCAACGCCTACGACCGGGCCCATGGCGGCACCGGCTCGGCGCTGATGGTGCACGGCACCTGCTCCTCGGCCGGCTGCTTCGCCATGACCGACCGGCAGGTCGGCGAGATCTACGCGCTGGTGCGCGATGCGCTGGCCGGCGGGCAGGCGGCGTTCCAGTTCCAGGCCTTCCCGTTCCGGATGACCGCCCGCGCCCTGGCGCGCCACCGCACCGACCGGCACATCGCGTTCTGGCGCCAGCTCAAGGAGGGCTCGGACCGGTTCGAGGCGACCGGCCGCGAGCCCTTGGTCGGCGTCGAGGGCGGGGCTTACGTCTTTGCCCCCTATCCCGACCCGGCGGTCGAGGCCCTGGCGGTGGCACGGCGCAGCGAGGAGGAGGCCCGCATCCGGGCCCTGGTCGAGGGCGGGGTCGAGGCGGTGCGCACCACCTACGCCGATGGCGGCCAGCATCCGAGCTTCACCGCGATCCTCAAGCGCGCCCAGGTCCTCGGAGCCGTCACCAGCGCCATGGCCGGCCCGGCCTCTGTCACCAGCGCCACCGCCTACGCGCCCGACGGCGCCCCGGCGGCGAGCCCCTTCTCGGCCTTCATCGTGCCGGCCGGCTTCGGCGACGTCAGCCGGCCCGAAGCCCTGGCCATGGCCGGCCGCGAGGTGGTGGTGATCCCGGCCCGCCGCCGCCCGGCCCCGCCGATCCACCCGATCCAGGTCGCGGCCGCCTTCGTGCCGGTCGCCTTCGTGCCCTTGCCGGTGATCGAGACCGAGCCGTCGCCGTTCTCGCGCCTGCGCCTGGCGGAGGAGCCCTCCCGCCTCACCCTCGCCGCCTCGCCCCAGCCGGCGAGGCCATTCTTCCTGACGGCGAAGTTCGCGGCGGTGCCGTAA
- a CDS encoding OprO/OprP family phosphate-selective porin, with the protein MPHLRSWPLAAFLLASVSLPAAAIEGPPGPFGEKLTIDEKGITLKFPDDAATLRIGGRLQLDFGTGRVQQRGFGTVFDTPIAVRRSWIESYLTLGKELELAFQYDFAEPNRPINDAVVAYKGFKNVIVALGNMKEPFSLDQLISDNNTLFTERSLADAFAPARNFGFAVGTYGRNWTAVTSVFGGNINNAAIGDQGIASTTRVTYAPYLSEDGYDVLHVGLAGSYRSLPNDGSALTLSSRSEAFLFARQFVNTGGIRDAASIGRVGLEAAWQAGPFRLQAEYILTAIDRFGGAPSLSFQGGYIQAGLILNGKGRRYQIAPNYATEYAVFGGVQVEEAQRVSRGGTGVFELGLRYSAIDLEDRSIRGGIEHDVTAGVNWYPDRNIRFVFDYVRSHTSPSPTSLNFNRRTIDADAFIGRAQLYW; encoded by the coding sequence ATGCCGCATCTCCGTTCCTGGCCGCTCGCCGCCTTCCTGCTCGCGTCCGTCAGTCTGCCCGCCGCCGCCATCGAGGGACCGCCGGGCCCCTTCGGCGAAAAGCTGACCATCGACGAGAAGGGCATCACCCTCAAATTCCCCGACGACGCCGCCACCCTGCGGATCGGCGGGCGCCTGCAGCTCGATTTCGGCACCGGGCGGGTGCAGCAGCGCGGCTTCGGCACGGTGTTCGACACGCCGATCGCCGTGCGCCGCTCCTGGATCGAGAGCTACCTGACCCTCGGCAAGGAGCTGGAACTCGCCTTCCAGTACGATTTCGCCGAGCCGAACCGGCCGATCAACGACGCGGTCGTCGCCTACAAAGGGTTCAAGAACGTCATCGTCGCGCTCGGCAACATGAAGGAGCCGTTCAGCCTCGACCAGCTGATCTCCGACAACAACACCCTGTTCACCGAGCGCTCGCTCGCCGACGCCTTCGCGCCGGCCCGCAATTTCGGCTTCGCCGTCGGGACCTACGGCCGGAACTGGACCGCGGTGACCAGCGTGTTCGGCGGCAACATCAACAACGCCGCCATCGGCGACCAGGGCATCGCCTCGACCACCCGGGTCACCTACGCGCCCTACCTCAGCGAGGACGGGTACGACGTCCTGCATGTCGGGCTCGCCGGCAGCTACCGCTCGCTGCCGAACGACGGCAGCGCGCTCACCCTGTCGAGCCGCTCCGAGGCCTTCCTGTTCGCGCGGCAATTCGTGAATACCGGCGGCATCCGCGACGCGGCGAGCATCGGCCGCGTCGGGCTCGAGGCGGCGTGGCAGGCCGGGCCGTTCCGGCTCCAGGCCGAGTACATCCTGACCGCGATCGACCGCTTCGGTGGTGCGCCGTCGTTGAGCTTCCAGGGCGGCTACATCCAGGCCGGCCTGATCCTCAACGGCAAGGGCCGCCGCTACCAGATCGCCCCCAACTATGCCACCGAATACGCGGTGTTCGGCGGCGTGCAGGTCGAGGAGGCGCAACGCGTCAGCCGCGGCGGCACCGGGGTGTTCGAGTTGGGCCTGCGCTACAGCGCCATCGACCTCGAGGACCGCTCGATCCGCGGCGGCATCGAGCATGACGTCACCGCCGGCGTGAACTGGTACCCGGACCGCAACATCCGCTTCGTGTTCGACTACGTCCGCTCGCACACCTCGCCCTCGCCGACGAGCCTGAACTTCAACCGCCGGACCATCGACGCGGATGCGTTCATCGGGCGGGCGCAGTTGTATTGGTAA
- a CDS encoding YncE family protein, which translates to MPPAIDRRTCLSGLAALALKIGSARAQTGPIPSGDPRTGEAGRSDTLLVMEKGDRALSFYELASGRRTGRVELPGEYPHEFVVDRAGARAYAALYGAKSSTTPGPGGHAVFVVDLAARSLARTIDCGPFRRLHGIRLDAKDRLFVLSEDRDVLLGFDAPERAERPDRAVATGGLKGHLFSLSRDGETAYVANILSNTVSRVRPFAPAESPRLAATGLWPEGNALSPDEATLYVANRRSATLTALAAEAMTVARSVPTRGDVVRVDCGPEGDLILANYAEKSLSLLDPALKEMAVVPLGAAPVALARHPSSPLAFAALEDDRIAVVDLDARRVQGTLATGREPDVMVVLPG; encoded by the coding sequence ATGCCCCCCGCCATCGACCGCCGCACCTGCCTGTCCGGCCTCGCCGCCCTCGCCCTGAAGATCGGCTCCGCCCGGGCCCAGACCGGTCCGATCCCGAGCGGAGACCCCCGGACCGGCGAAGCCGGCCGCTCCGACACGCTCCTGGTGATGGAGAAGGGCGACCGCGCCTTGAGCTTCTACGAGCTCGCCAGCGGCCGGCGCACCGGCCGGGTCGAGCTGCCGGGAGAGTACCCGCACGAATTCGTCGTCGACCGGGCCGGGGCGCGCGCCTACGCGGCCCTCTACGGCGCCAAGTCCTCGACCACGCCGGGCCCGGGGGGACATGCCGTCTTCGTCGTCGATCTCGCCGCGCGGAGCCTCGCCCGTACGATCGACTGCGGGCCGTTCCGGCGCCTGCACGGGATCCGGCTCGACGCGAAGGACCGGCTGTTCGTGCTGAGCGAGGACCGCGACGTGCTCCTCGGCTTCGACGCGCCGGAGCGGGCCGAGCGGCCGGACCGGGCGGTGGCGACCGGCGGCCTCAAGGGCCACCTCTTCTCGCTGTCGCGGGACGGCGAGACGGCCTACGTCGCCAACATCCTGTCGAACACCGTGAGCCGGGTCAGGCCTTTCGCGCCGGCCGAGAGCCCGCGCCTCGCCGCGACCGGGCTGTGGCCGGAGGGCAACGCCCTCTCCCCCGACGAGGCCACGCTCTACGTCGCCAACCGCCGCAGCGCGACGCTGACCGCGCTCGCCGCCGAGGCGATGACGGTCGCCCGCTCCGTGCCGACGCGGGGGGATGTGGTGCGGGTCGATTGCGGGCCGGAGGGCGACCTGATCCTGGCGAACTACGCCGAGAAGAGCCTGTCGCTCCTCGATCCGGCGCTTAAGGAGATGGCGGTGGTGCCGCTCGGGGCCGCGCCGGTGGCGCTCGCCCGCCACCCGTCGAGCCCGCTGGCCTTCGCGGCCCTGGAGGACGACCGCATCGCGGTCGTCGACCTCGACGCGCGGCGCGTCCAGGGCACTCTCGCCACCGGACGCGAGCCGGACGTGATGGTGGTGCTGCCGGGATGA
- a CDS encoding DUF3095 domain-containing protein, protein METPTPPEPADGFRYADLTPATDFLSILEDAHYCAVPDGWWVAVTDVVDSTGAIAAGRYRAVNFVGAAVIAALRNALGRRGMPRDLPFVFGGDGASVLVAPGEEAAAREALAATVTWARDAMGLSLRAALVPVAAIRAAGHAVEVARYAPSPDVAYAMFMGGGLAFAERALKQGLYAVAPAPAGTQPDLTGLTCRFEPARARHGLILSILVVAAEGADRDAARAAIADVVRLAAEAPARGHPLPPGGPRLRWPPPGFSHEVRARGPLWGSLLLRRLHLLGATILAHLIFRFGLRVGGFSAPRYLDELVANADFRKYDDGLRMTVDCGPDLAARIEARLEAAEAAGLVRFGLHRQAAALTTCITPVAALRDHVHFVDGEDGGYARAAQALKAKQAAHRTDEKTEAAHRPAGADPGIESARTPV, encoded by the coding sequence ATGGAGACACCGACGCCCCCGGAGCCCGCAGACGGCTTCCGCTACGCCGACCTCACTCCGGCGACCGACTTCCTCAGTATCCTCGAGGACGCACACTATTGCGCCGTCCCGGACGGCTGGTGGGTGGCGGTCACCGACGTGGTCGATTCGACCGGCGCCATCGCGGCGGGGCGCTACCGGGCGGTGAACTTCGTCGGGGCGGCGGTGATCGCGGCCCTGCGCAACGCGCTGGGGCGGCGCGGGATGCCCCGAGACTTGCCTTTCGTGTTCGGCGGCGACGGGGCGAGCGTGCTGGTCGCGCCGGGGGAGGAAGCGGCGGCGCGAGAGGCGCTCGCCGCGACCGTGACCTGGGCCCGCGACGCGATGGGGCTGTCCTTACGCGCCGCCCTGGTGCCGGTGGCGGCGATCCGGGCGGCCGGGCACGCGGTCGAGGTGGCGCGCTATGCGCCGTCGCCGGACGTCGCCTACGCGATGTTCATGGGCGGCGGCCTCGCCTTCGCCGAGCGCGCCCTGAAGCAGGGGCTCTACGCGGTCGCCCCGGCGCCGGCGGGCACGCAGCCGGATCTGACCGGGCTGACCTGCCGGTTCGAGCCGGCGAGGGCGCGCCACGGCCTGATCCTGTCGATCCTGGTGGTGGCGGCCGAGGGCGCCGACCGGGACGCCGCGCGGGCGGCGATCGCCGACGTGGTGCGGCTCGCGGCCGAGGCGCCGGCCCGCGGCCATCCCCTGCCGCCGGGCGGGCCGCGCTTACGCTGGCCGCCGCCCGGCTTCTCCCACGAGGTGCGGGCGCGCGGGCCCCTGTGGGGCTCCCTGCTGCTGCGGCGCCTCCACCTCCTCGGTGCGACGATCCTCGCCCACCTGATCTTCCGCTTCGGCCTGCGGGTCGGCGGCTTCTCGGCCCCGCGCTACCTCGACGAACTGGTGGCGAATGCCGATTTCCGGAAATACGACGACGGCCTGCGCATGACCGTCGATTGCGGGCCCGATCTCGCGGCGCGGATCGAGGCGCGGCTGGAGGCGGCCGAGGCGGCGGGGCTGGTGCGGTTCGGCCTGCACCGCCAAGCCGCGGCGCTCACCACCTGCATCACCCCGGTCGCGGCCTTGCGCGACCACGTCCACTTCGTCGACGGCGAGGATGGCGGCTACGCGCGGGCGGCGCAGGCGTTGAAGGCGAAGCAGGCCGCGCACCGCACGGATGAGAAGACAGAGGCCGCGCATCGCCCGGCTGGCGCGGATCCGGGCATCGAATCGGCCCGGACGCCGGTTTGA
- a CDS encoding DUF2312 domain-containing protein yields MPDADVASSGVAAEELKQFIERIERLEEEKAGLQGDIKDVMLELKGRGFDVKAVRTILRLRKKDHSERQEEEAILELYMQALGMA; encoded by the coding sequence ATGCCGGACGCCGACGTCGCCTCGTCGGGCGTCGCCGCCGAGGAGCTCAAGCAGTTCATCGAGCGCATCGAGCGCCTGGAGGAGGAGAAGGCCGGCCTCCAGGGCGACATCAAGGACGTGATGCTCGAGCTCAAGGGCCGCGGCTTCGACGTGAAGGCGGTCCGCACCATCCTGCGCCTGCGCAAGAAGGACCATTCGGAGCGCCAGGAGGAAGAGGCGATCCTGGAGCTGTACATGCAGGCGCTGGGGATGGCTTAA
- a CDS encoding DUF1244 domain-containing protein, protein MDGIDETTRTELEAAVFRRLVSHLQGRTDVQNIDLMNLAGFCRNCLSNWLKDAADARGLPLTKDQSREHVYGMPYDAWKARHQNEATPEQAAAFAARAETH, encoded by the coding sequence ATGGACGGCATCGACGAGACCACCCGCACCGAACTCGAGGCCGCGGTCTTCCGCCGCCTGGTGTCGCACCTCCAGGGGCGCACCGACGTGCAGAACATCGACCTGATGAACCTCGCCGGGTTCTGCCGGAACTGCCTGTCGAACTGGCTCAAGGACGCGGCCGACGCCCGCGGCCTGCCCCTCACGAAGGACCAGAGCCGCGAGCACGTCTACGGCATGCCCTACGACGCGTGGAAGGCGCGCCACCAGAACGAAGCGACGCCCGAGCAGGCGGCCGCCTTCGCGGCGCGGGCGGAGACGCATTGA
- a CDS encoding N-formylglutamate amidohydrolase: protein MTTAPSLRHPPQPVETIPGDPACGLLLLCDHASNAVPPDLDNLGVAAPHFERHIAYDIGAASVTRALARRLGAPALLTTFSRLIIDPNRGRTDPTLVMRLSDGAIVPGNARIGPDGVAERLARFYDPYDRAIDAAVTAALAAGAPPAIVTVHSFTPAWRGVARPWQVGILWDRDDRLAGPLIAGLRADPAGFTVGDNQPYGGGLPGDTIDRHAIARGLPNALIEIRQDLIGDEAGAEDWAARFAALLGPLVARA, encoded by the coding sequence ATGACCACCGCCCCTTCGCTCCGCCACCCGCCCCAGCCCGTCGAGACGATTCCCGGCGATCCGGCCTGCGGGCTCCTCCTCCTGTGCGACCACGCCTCGAACGCGGTGCCGCCGGACCTCGACAACCTCGGCGTCGCCGCACCCCATTTCGAGCGGCATATCGCCTACGACATCGGGGCGGCTTCGGTGACCCGCGCGCTCGCCCGGCGGCTCGGGGCGCCGGCGCTCCTCACCACCTTCTCCCGGCTGATCATCGATCCCAATCGCGGCCGCACCGACCCGACCCTGGTGATGCGCCTCTCGGACGGGGCGATCGTGCCGGGCAACGCCCGGATCGGGCCCGACGGCGTCGCCGAGCGGCTCGCCCGCTTCTACGACCCCTACGACCGGGCGATCGACGCGGCCGTCACCGCCGCTCTCGCCGCGGGCGCGCCGCCCGCCATCGTGACCGTGCACAGCTTCACCCCGGCCTGGCGCGGGGTCGCGCGGCCCTGGCAGGTCGGCATCCTGTGGGACCGGGACGACCGCCTCGCCGGGCCGCTGATCGCCGGCCTCCGGGCGGACCCGGCCGGGTTCACGGTCGGCGACAACCAGCCCTATGGCGGCGGCCTGCCCGGCGACACGATCGACCGGCACGCCATCGCCCGGGGCCTGCCCAACGCGCTCATCGAGATCCGCCAGGACCTGATCGGCGACGAGGCCGGGGCCGAGGACTGGGCCGCGCGATTCGCCGCCCTGCTGGGGCCGTTGGTCGCCCGCGCTTGA
- a CDS encoding DMT family transporter, with protein sequence MSRTPLPDLAAGSSLGPSADAQAGPVTTGLGPAFAALVLGALAMGLSPVLVRFVSPEIGPFASAFWRVALALPALYGWMRWEEARAPRLRRALTPSVLLAGLAFSGDLLFWHLAILGTTVANATFFATTAPVFVVLFSWIGLSRRPAGRTLAGLLVCLLGGATLVGQSVQVDPTRLSGDRDGVITAFFFALYFLTVERARARGLGAARVTFVASCVTALVLLGAVAWLETRPVLPRSWTAAAGLLALALVSHAGGQGLLAVALGRLPASFSSLVIFLEAVAAAILAWILLGEALGPLQVLGGGLILAGIAVARPRRSGPAV encoded by the coding sequence ATGTCCCGCACTCCCCTGCCTGACCTCGCCGCAGGCTCCTCCCTCGGCCCATCGGCCGATGCCCAAGCCGGCCCTGTTACGACCGGTCTCGGTCCGGCCTTCGCCGCCCTCGTCCTCGGCGCGCTGGCGATGGGCCTGTCGCCGGTGCTGGTGCGGTTCGTCAGCCCCGAAATCGGGCCCTTCGCCAGCGCGTTCTGGCGCGTCGCCCTGGCCCTGCCGGCGCTCTACGGCTGGATGCGCTGGGAGGAGGCGCGGGCGCCGCGCTTACGCCGCGCCCTCACGCCCTCGGTGCTGCTCGCCGGCCTCGCCTTCTCGGGCGACCTGCTGTTCTGGCACCTCGCCATCCTGGGCACGACGGTCGCCAACGCCACCTTCTTCGCCACCACCGCACCGGTCTTCGTGGTGCTGTTCTCCTGGATCGGCCTCAGCCGCCGGCCCGCCGGGCGCACGCTCGCGGGCCTCCTCGTCTGCCTTCTCGGCGGCGCCACCCTGGTCGGGCAGTCGGTGCAGGTCGATCCCACGCGCCTTTCCGGCGACCGGGACGGAGTGATCACCGCATTCTTCTTCGCCCTCTACTTCCTGACCGTGGAGCGCGCCCGGGCCCGGGGCCTGGGGGCCGCCCGCGTCACCTTCGTGGCCTCCTGCGTCACCGCCCTGGTGCTGCTCGGCGCGGTCGCCTGGCTCGAGACCCGGCCGGTGCTGCCGCGATCCTGGACCGCCGCCGCCGGGCTCCTGGCGCTCGCCCTCGTCAGCCATGCCGGCGGCCAGGGCCTGCTCGCGGTGGCGCTCGGGCGCCTGCCCGCGAGCTTCTCCTCCCTGGTGATCTTCCTGGAGGCGGTGGCCGCCGCGATCCTCGCCTGGATCCTCCTCGGCGAGGCCCTGGGACCCCTCCAGGTGCTCGGCGGCGGCCTGATCCTGGCCGGCATCGCCGTCGCCCGCCCCCGGCGTTCCGGCCCGGCGGTCTAA